The DNA region AATCAAGAAGATCATCACGGCCATCATGAGGAATTTGTCAGCAATGGGATCCAGCATTTTCCCCACGTTAGTAACCTCATGGGCCAGGCGCGCTATAAAACCATCGAGGAAATCTGACAATACCGCCAGAGCAATCATGGCCATGACTGCTACCATACGGTCAGTTTCCAGGGCCCAAACCAGCGGTATGGAAAGAATGACCCGAAAAAAACTAAGAGCGTTACTAAATGTGAAGATGCGCTCCGCTGACTCGCTCATACACAGCCCCATCATCTAGATGGATGATCGTGTCACAGAAAAGGGTCAGAAAATTACGGTCTTGGGAAATCAATACCAACGGCTTTGCTCTTATGTCCTTGACGGCTTGTACAAGGAACTCGGCCACAGCTTTGATGGGCAGGCCATAGGTGGGTTCATCCAGGATCACCACGTCATAATCCCCAGCCAGTAAAGCTGCAACGATAACCGGCCGACAGCCAATGCCAGCATCCAGGTCTGACAATGCCCGGTACCAGGACGACTCCCGCAGCCACTGTTCAAGACGTTCCGCCATTACTCCACTGAGACGACCCTGACTGACAAAGCGTTGAATAGTATCGTGGACGGTAAAGCCGTGCGTAAGAGTTTCCGCGTGTTGTACCAGGTACCCCAGGCGCGGGGATTCCACACCTGGCAGGATCACGGCTACGCGTCCCGAATGAGACGCTATTCCAGTGAGACAATCAGCAAGAGTGGATTTCCCCGATCCGTTGTCCCCAAAGATGCCCAGACACCGAACGTGGTCTAGGATGAGATGAGGTATCTGAAGTGCGAAGCCGGA from Candidatus Neomarinimicrobiota bacterium includes:
- a CDS encoding ATP-binding cassette domain-containing protein gives rise to the protein MPAKLQAAVERQGRSCLVFPPNVADYLVTDTVRRETAFDLENQGITGSLLNAKIIEIIQNSPFQNHIYQKPTTLSGGEQQLLAITAALQQSHDFLIGQHCFDFVSTRNLELMHDHLKTCGKRMLEVTHHNGWGGAETRSVWRLNGERLETVPITRWAPLFADWQATIPSWRLVVEDVEKRYDESGFALQIPHLILDHVRCLGIFGDNGSGKSTLADCLTGIASHSGRVAVILPGVESPRLGYLVQHAETLTHGFTVHDTIQRFVSQGRLSGVMAERLEQWLRESSWYRALSDLDAGIGCRPVIVAALLAGDYDVVILDEPTYGLPIKAVAEFLVQAVKDIRAKPLVLISQDRNFLTLFCDTIIHLDDGAVYERVSGAHLHI
- a CDS encoding CDP-alcohol phosphatidyltransferase family protein; its protein translation is MSESAERIFTFSNALSFFRVILSIPLVWALETDRMVAVMAMIALAVLSDFLDGFIARLAHEVTNVGKMLDPIADKFLMMAVMIFLIFDPERRFPIFFFLLLGVRDIALSNIVTYLMSRRNEVFQSNLTGKWFLSITALAMILYVLKLPEVGFWVL